From a region of the Tursiops truncatus isolate mTurTru1 chromosome 2, mTurTru1.mat.Y, whole genome shotgun sequence genome:
- the WDR89 gene encoding WD repeat-containing protein 89, with amino-acid sequence MEKIEEQFANLNIVKRSSETKEPTYLLGIDTSKTVQAEKGSLVAVLCSNGSIRIYDKERLNVLREFRGYPGLNGVKFANSCDSVYSSCTDGTVKCWDARLASEKPVQLFKGYPSNIFISFDISCNDHVICAGTEKVDDDALLVFWDARINSQDLSTTKDPLGAYSETHSDDITQVCFHPSNPNMVVSGSTDGLVNVFDITVDNEEDALVTTCNSVSSVSYIGWSGKDYKQIYCMTHDEGFCWWDLNHLDTNEPITCLNIPDVREVINVKEGILDYLIGGLYHEKTDKLFVVGGTNTGIIHIMSCTTSGLVHVTRLQGGHAATVRSFCWNMQDDSLLTGGEDAQLLLWKPGAVEKTLTKKDSMKIASSVYQRVRVHSNDSYKKRKKQ; translated from the coding sequence ATGGAGAAGATTGAGGAACAATTTGCTAATTTGAACATTGTTAAACGTTCCTCAGAAACTAAAGAGCCTACTTATCTGCTTGGCATAGACACATCAAAGACTGTACAAGCAGAAAAAGGAAGCTTGGTTGCTGTTTTATGTTCTAATGGATCAATCAGAATATATGATAAAGAAAGATTAAATGTACTGCGAGAATTTAGAGGATATCCTGGACTTAATGGAGTCAAGTTTGCAAATTCCTGTGACAGCGTGTATTCCTCATGCACTGATGGCACTGTAAAATGTTGGGATGCTCGATTAGCCAGTGAAAAACCTGTCCAGCTGTTCAAGGGTTACCCTTCcaatatttttatcagttttgaTATCAGCTGTAATGATCATGTCATTTGTGCTGGTACAGAAAAAGTTGATGATGATGCATTGTTGGTATTTTGGGATGCAAGAATTAATTCTCAGGATTTGTCTACTACTAAAGACCCACTTGGTGCATATTCAGAGACACATAGTGATGATATCACTCAGGTATGTTTCCATCCCAGCAATCCCAACATGGTAGTCTCAGGTTCAACTGACGGCCTGGTAAATGTATTTGATATTACTGTTGATAATGAAGAAGATGCACTGGTTACAACCTGTAACTCAGTTTCATCAGTAAGCTATATTGGTTGGTCTGGGAAAGATTATAAACAGATTTACTGCATGACACATGATGAAGGATTTTGCTGGTGGGATCTTAATCATCTGGATACCAATGAACCAATTACATGTTTGAACATCCCGGATGTCAGAGAAGTAATTAATGTGAAAGAAGGGATTTTGGACTATTTGATTGGCGGCCTATATCATGAAAAGACAGACAAATTGTTTGTAGTTGGAGGAACAAACACAGGAATTATTCACATAATGAGCTGTACTACATCAGGATTGGTGCATGTGACCAGGCTTCAGGGAGGGCATGCTGCTACAGTCCGTTCTTTCTGTTGGAATATGCAGGATGATTCTTTGCTAACTGGAGGAGAAGATGCACAGTTGTTACTTTGGAAACCTGGAGCAGTAGAGAAGACGCTTACAAAGAAAGACAGCATGAAAATAGCATCCTCTGTGTACCAGCGAGTTCGAGTTCATAGTAATGattcttataagaaaaggaaaaagcagtgA